Genomic DNA from Methanosarcina sp. MTP4:
TTTTGAATAGTCCGGCAAAACAGCCCCATATAGATTATCCTTTTGAATAGTCCGGCAAAAATATGTATCAATAGTTGCAGCATGGTTACAGACATCTTACTTGATGTATCTATTATATGTGTCAACGTTTATGTAGTAAGACTCTGAAGTACAGTTTATTCTATGTATCTGGCACTTATGCATTTTACATATATTATATGTATCAGGTGTTGTTTGGGTCAAAATTTGTTCGGGCATCAGAGGTCAGGGGTTAGGCGGGAAGCATTTCCATTCTTCAGAGTTGAAGCCGGGAATTTTCCTGTTTTAAGCTCTCCTGCTTTACAGGCAAAGCATTGGGCTTTTTGACCCCGGACATTTTTTATCCTGCCTGAGAGAAATTCGGGGTCCGGACTTCGAGGGATATTTCACGGCTTTTGAGGGGTTTGTTACAAACCTTTTTATGACAGCCCTTTCAATGTATTGAAATGCTGGCTCCCTGTATGGGTTCTTTTATATGGAATTTCCTGAAAGAATTTCTGTTATTCAGTTGTCACATTCAGGTAGATTTATACTATATAAAAATAAATGAGAATTAGGAAACATGTATCAAAACAGCACACCTTATGGGTCCGGCGGAACGGTGGACAGGATAAAACGTTCGGTGTCAACCAGCCCTTCCATGGCAATTATAGCCATCTGTGTACTTTCTTTCATGGTGGAGCTGATGCCGGGGATAGGGTCCCTATATTACCAGACTTTCTGGTTTGACCCTTCCCATGTCCTTAGCAGGCCCTGGACTCTTGTGACCTACATCTTCCTGCACAATGGTATTAGTCATCTATTTGTTAACATGCTTGTCATGTTCTTTATCGGAAGGGCTCTTGAACAGAGGGTCGGAAATAAGCAGCTTCTGGGGATCTTTTTTACGGCAGGAATCCTCTCGGCAGTGGGGCATGCCCTGATGAGCATGCCTATCTTCGGGATCTACCCAAGCCCAATTGTCGGAGCCAGCGGAGCAATCTACGGGGTCTTTGCAGCCCTGGCGGTGCTTGAGCCGGATTCACGTGTCTATGTCTACTTTATTCCCATGAAATTGAAAAATGCCCTCGTGCTCTTTGCCGGACTCGACTTCCTCATGATACATTCAACGGACATGGTGGCCCATATCGCTCACCTGAGTGGGCTTTTTGTCGGGCTTTACATGGGCTACAGAATCAAGAAAATTCAGGAAAGGTACTGGAAGGGGCCCCGGTATGCCGGAAGGTGGTGAGCCTGGAAGAGGCAGGGCTCCTCCCCGGAAAGAATCATTATTATCCCAGGCCCGAGTCGGGGGAGAAAATACCTGTTCAGGTTGTTGATTTTCACAGGCTCTTTGCAGCCTGGTCTCCTGACTTGAAAAAAAGCCTCTATTTTGAAAATCTGCCTGAAGCAGAGGGTTTGAAGCGGGTGAGAGAAGTCGTCCTTCTCAAGGTCTATGACTGGCTGGCAGGCCGGGAAGGAATAATTGAGCTCACAGCAGAGGAATTCGATCAATTTACGGAAGTGTATGAGACTTTTCTCCGGAACTTCGGGGAAATCAGGTACTTCCGGCAGAAAAAAGGACGGAAAACAGAAAATGTCTTTGAATTAAAGGAGGCTCCTTATATTCTCCGGGAAGTGAGAAATGGTCTTTTTTCCGATAAATTATAATTCTATTAATTATATATTACACCACATAAAATTGTATATTACGTTACATCATTAGCGGGTTGATTTACGTTTCCGGGATTTCCGATCCCTATATGAAGAACCTCTTGGTCCTGACCCATTTCGAACGGTATGGCCGGGGTTCAGGTTCGGAATTGCCTGATGATGCAAATCTTTACTACATAAAAGAAAATATTAGATATTATAAGGATAGTTATTCGAATATTCGGGTATCGGG
This window encodes:
- a CDS encoding rhomboid family intramembrane serine protease, producing MYQNSTPYGSGGTVDRIKRSVSTSPSMAIIAICVLSFMVELMPGIGSLYYQTFWFDPSHVLSRPWTLVTYIFLHNGISHLFVNMLVMFFIGRALEQRVGNKQLLGIFFTAGILSAVGHALMSMPIFGIYPSPIVGASGAIYGVFAALAVLEPDSRVYVYFIPMKLKNALVLFAGLDFLMIHSTDMVAHIAHLSGLFVGLYMGYRIKKIQERYWKGPRYAGRW